The window TGCAAGTGACCTGCGGTCGCTGGTAAGTTGTCAAAACTCACACGTGTTTCTGGTGGTGCTTCTACTCGGTCCAGAAAGGGTCGTGTACGTGGAAATGCCGCGAGATTCGAGCTTACGTCAAGTCTGCCGTTTCGGTTCCTTGCGCTGACTCGTGTTTGCAGGCTGTGGACCGTCGTCATGTGGTGCCAGTCGACAGAGAATGGGACAACACCTTCCTGGGAACTGGAAAACACTATAGATACAATGGCTCGAGGGCGTCGAACACGCGCGGAGCTGTGGGGGCCCCTCGTCGGATGCGCGTGCTCGATCTGGATTCTGTGAGTCCTGCTGTTCTGCATCATTCCTTTATGTTTCTCCTTGTCAAGCATCTTCCAGCGGAAATCTGTCTGAAAGTGCTCAGCCGAATTGCAGTTTACAGGGATGTCCACACGCAACTCGCGTATGAGAACCTGATTCGCGACATGGGCTTCCTGTTCACCAAGCACTACGAGGCGTGTACTTCCACACCACACGACCTTGGCCCAACTCTGGTGGCTTACGTTTGCCGGATCGTGCAGACTATCTCCATTGCCTGGGGTGTGAACTATGTCAGGAGGTTTGGGTGTTTTTCCAAGCAGTTCATTGTCCAGCAAatcgagagaagcgcgaatCCCCGCTTGTTCGACTTTGTTCGCTATGCGCATAAAGGAGGTAACCAACTGGCATCACCCCAGAGATCTGGTTACGCACAGCACAGAGGGACACCGACGTCGTCTGGGGGTTTCGACGTTTCTCCGCTCCGTCAACTGTGCTGGGGTCTACGCCGGTTTGCCATAGCGAGGAACGTGGTTTCACACACCGCCTTTCCGTGTCCCATCGGATGGCCCCGTCCTCATCTCAGTGGGTCCTGTACCGCCGGCGCGCCGGGGTGCGTCTCACAACAGCAGTCAAGCTCTCTGCGTGAATTTACCAACCACTCGATATACGCCACGTTAGCGTACCTTAGAGAATATCGGGTTGTGGCAGTACACCTTAGGGGCGCCTCTCACGAGTTGCCATGGTGTTGCGGACCCGCGAGGAAACTTTCAGAGCTTTAAACGAGTGTATTTTGTGAGCGTTGTGTGCAGGCGTGAAACCGCTTCCACCGATAGTGACCCACCCCCATCGTCTGTCGTCCTATGTTCGCTTGCTTGATGAGAGCTCTTCAAAGTTCTACATGTACACTCACTTGAAACGCCACAGACAACTGCCCCTACAACAGCAGCTGCACGCCTCCCCTGATCAGGTGGAAGGGGTCGCTGATGCTGGGGAGCGTTTCTTCCGACTGGacagcctgtctcctccaccTCAAGGCACTGGATTGGAGGAAGAGTCCCGACTGCCTCGGGCGTTTGTTGCTGCCGAGAAGGCTCTGCAGCCTGCGCAGCGCAGGGTTGCTGGGCAGGCGAAGGCTGGGGGCCACAGCGATAGTCTCGCGAGGGTGCCAGGACTGCCGGCGGGGAGAAAATCGCAAACGGGTTtcggggagaaagaagaaacggtgAAGCGACCTGCCATTTATGACTTGATCCTTGCCGCGGAGCACCTGGGAGTAGACTACAAGGAGCTACAGCGACGCATCCAGGCcgagcaggaggaagagTGGAGTAGCGATGAAGACGAGGGTGCAAGAGAGCTGCGCGAGCTCATCGACAACGACGAGGTCTACAAGCACATCAGAGATCGGTATTATCGAGGGCAGAACGCCGATCGCGCCATGGAAGATGAACACTCGGACGATGAACTGCACGACCGctcagaagaggagacagacagcgaTATCGACTCCGACGTCGATGTGCGGATACGCGAAGTTCCACCCGACGCCGATGAAAAAGACATGGCCAGGCCGCACGGGAAGCTtcagaacgcatgcagcatGCCGACCCGTGCAACAACAAGAGCACAAGCTGACACCACGGAGCATACAGCATCACTTGCGTCAGGCACCCGGTCCACACTGAGGTCTTCGGCTCGAGTACAGACCACTCGGGTCTCACCTTCCTTGAGTTCCTTCGAGACGACTGGAAATGCTCCCTTCGAGAGTGCACGTGTCGAAACATCTGAAAGCAGAGCGTCCGCCCTTGTACCCGTGGAACCGGACAGCCAACAGTGGGGATGGCAGTGGGAGTTCCAGAGAGGCGATGAGCTGGGGTCGAACTCATGCGCCTCCGAGGAAGGGGACGACGACGCAGCCGGGGCAGAAAGGTGGTGGGGCTCGGCCTGGGGACGGCACCGAACAAGATTCCGATACAAAGGTAGGTCACTCTCGCACCATCCACAACGACATTTGCAGCCCTGGATTGTACTGTGTGCGTGAAATTAGAAAAAAACTTGAGTTCGAGAGCAGGAATCGTAGGAACTTGCCTGGAGATACCGAAGTATTGCAGACAACtacgagagacaggcagatcGTGTTCTCCAATAGTTCAGCATTTGAGAGTGTGAAGGAGGTGGTGGTTGACAGTGGAGTGGAGCCCTGCGTGTACGTGAGCCGCAGTTCGAATGGCTGAAAGGGGGCACATGGCAATGTGATGAATTTGTTTTCGTGTATGTGCCTTTTCCAACTCGTGTACAGGCCGGTCGTACGGCGTGGTTCCAGGAGAAGGCTGGAAGCTGctagaggaagaagggactcTGAAATTGTTGAAGCCGAAACGGAGATTCGGGAAGCACGAGCCGAAACGAGAACGGCGCATTATGCGTCGAGTGACCCTCCGACGAGTCCGCCAGCAAGTGTTGCAGGAGGAATGAGTCATTGTGTCTCGTGGAGGCACGGGTTGCGCGGGAGCGTCAATTTCTCTGGAGTGCAATGCGGACTGAAGATTTCGCGAGACTCTGCAGGATCTCTTCACTATCCCAGTATTTATAGGTTGTCGTGGTTTAAGGTGCCGAGACGACGGTCTTCCTGTGAAGGCAAGTAGCAGAGTGATGCATTGCTTGGCAAACGTGTCTTAAACCCTCGCACAGTTCAGGGATTGACTGAGACGATACCCTATGATTTCAGTTCTTGGGGAGTTCAACAGAGCGCGAGCTGGGCGTTGACGCGAGCAGTGTCACAGTTGGTTGGCGAAGGTGCTGTCGTGTGTGGAGTCGGATAAAGAAACATGCGGGTAGTTcccagaaagagaaatcTAATAGTGGGCTTTGAGGCGCGAACTGTCCAAGGCGACGACTCCCGTGTATTGCCAGTCGAGCAGCGGCCCTAGCAGGCTCCTGTGTGCCCTTCACCGGGGTAGCCCCGCAAGGAAACGTTTCACGGAATTTTGACGATtgcggcgacagagacatacaggaagaaacagaatgATCTACTAGTTTCTCCATCATATAAACTGGCAGCCCAGAACGGCGCTGACTCAAGGACGGTTCGTTTGATAAACCAGCTCACCGCAGTGCACGCCATAAATAGAGCCCCTTCTGCTCTACACTTTGGCGACGTACCTGCGCACGGACTAGGTACCACATGCTCTCTTTGAAAAATCAATCTCCGATCAAGTAGCACGGCGCTGCCAACTCAACaccgcctgcctctccgccaCTAGCCCGAAATGGAACGGCACACTTCCCGTTTCATGACAAAAAAGTAACTTGATCAAAGGAAACATGCCCAAAAGGTAAGGCGATGTGTCACATGTTACCGTAACTAGACACAGCAGGAACAAGAGCCACTTCCTATGCGCCGATCCGTTATGATGACGTTTTCTACGTCTCCACTAAGGACTTTGGTCTATTTCTTTGCACGGGTTCCCGTGTCCCGTTTGCGGTTCCCACGAATGTACGGTCCGGTTACCGACCCGTCCTAGACGTAAGTTGTCCAATCCGTGCAATTCACTTGATCACAAAGAACATTCCATGTACCATTAAAAGACGTACACGAAACCCAAAAGCGTTTCCAGAACAAGATCGTGACGAAAATAAAGGGATGCGCGAAAACCGTCTCGATGCACTAGTCAACACGGCTAGGCACCCTGACAGAGTATGAAAGGCCCGCTGTCAGAAACGGATGCTGCCTTCAGGGTTTGCAAAACCTGCTTCACATTCGTCAAATACAGAAACTGGATAAACAACTGCAAGTACCCCAAGAAATCGTTCTATAAAAATGAGCAGCCCCTGGGATGGGGTTCCGGTGGCTCAAACAACAACAAATAGACCATCAGCTTCCGTGGATCATCTGCCACCACATCCACGGTTTTGCATGGCGCTTCAATCAGCCAGTTTCACCTCTGCTGAGCGATGAACCCCATCCGGGAGAGGCGGTCGGCACAGGATTGTCTCTAGAGGTGCTGAACGATGCAGTGACCGACCGAAGCAACTCGATCGCGACCACAGGCTCAACACGCTGAATCCTCCACAACAAACACCGTAAGATGCAATGTATTCATTTCGACTGTTACGATATAGGCGAGGACAAGACTGAATCACCTTCCGCTGTGTCAGAATAAAGGCCACCGCACCACCATATACCGACTTGTGtaaacacgagaaaaacagtCACGGTCACTCACCGACAGCTGCACCCGCACACAGGCCGGTCAGTCTTTGGCACATGACTCAGACGCTCAGATGTGTATTCACCAAAATGTACACGATCACGCGTCATCCCCTCGACGACCGGCGCGAAACGACTATCGAATGCCACATGCACACTGTCACTCCGCATAACCTCCTCAATTCCCCTAAAACCTGTCGAGGCAAACAGCCCCGTGCTCTACTCTTCTGCAGTGACTATATCTTCATTACGTGCTGTTGCGGCGTCGGTAATTTGTGAATGTACGCCACGTTTCTCAGACTCAGCAGCAAGCATCTGAAGACCATCTTCTCGCTTGAAGCTGTCACCCGCTGCATCACCTGAGACCGCTTCATGGTGGTCACCAGGCTGAACATCGCTTCCAAACGCAGCCCTCGATGCCGGAGGCAacgctttttctttctcttcgccttccgtttctggAGACAGTGTTTCTTCTTGATCCTCCTCACCTTGTATATGATGTGGTTTGATTGTGCTGCTCCCCTCCCCGTCCTCTAATGGTGATCGATGAATCTCATCGCCAAAGTCAGCCTGTTCTTCCGGAGCAACTCGTGGTACTGGCGGCagcgcttcctcctcttccgttccACGTGCCTCGACTGGGTGTGTTTCCAGTGGACCACTACCTGGTGTTACATCCGTGGATTCCACCTGGTTAATCTTGTCGCCGCCGTGGTGTTCTATCTCAAGATGGTCTCCCGACGCAGTCAACGCTCCTTCGCGCTGCTGGTTCCCCTTCGCATGTTCTTCTTGTTGGTGCGGCGTCAGTGAAGCCGAAGGTGGTGGAACGTATTCGGCTGCCTCTAACTCCGGCGGGGGCGCAGCTCTCTTGAATAGGTCGGGAGGCGGCGGTTTTCCAATATTCAGAGCTGCAGCACCTACTGCGTTGGCAAGAGCCTCAATCTTTGAAGACGCGTGATGAGAAACCTCCACGTGTTCAGCTGCGTGCCCCCCACCTTGCCCGTGACGGTCATGAGCCGCAAGGAGGCCAGACGTGTGCGAATCGGTTGAAGCGTGCATCACTGTCTCCGGAAACTTTGCCGAGACGGAGTCCTCATTCCCTGGCCCCGGTCCTGCTTTAGGAGTCAGCGCAGGCGATCGATGCTGACATTCGCTGGCGTCACCGTGGTCTCCATCGGTACCATGTGAAGCTTTCGCCGGGCGATATTCGCGCCCGTAGCGGCTGGCGATGTCAATTGTAGCTAGTAAGGCCTTTGTTTTCTGAATGTTCGCAGATCCTACTGTCGCTGTGTGATCGGCCCGCGGACTCGTCAAATTGTCGGCCGGAGGCCTTGGTTTCTCGAACTGTTCCTTCAGTACCCCGACACCTCGTCCACACGCGGTACTACCCTGCGCCTCGATATCCCCTGTGGGCTTCCCATTGCAAgaagcctcttctttctctgaaTGGTCTCTCGTCCTGACCGCCGTTCCCACCACTGCTGCTGCCGCGAGCCGggccttctgtttctgcttccACAGTGGCTCCGGCTTTGGTTCcccgctcgtcttctctgctgtttcACCTGTCCACGAGGATTCGGGCTTCGCAGGAGCCTTTCCTCCTTGTGGGGGCACATGTTTCTCAAACATCTGTCTTAGCTTACCAATAACGGCCGAAATGGGCCGTTGCGCGCCAGCAGCTGGCTCCACCTCCAACTTCTCCGACGCTCCCCGCGCATCTGCCCCATCCAAGTCGTTTTCATATTCAAGTGGGCTCTGCTCCTGAGGCTCTGTAGGACTAACAGTTAACACACTAACCAACTTCACATcagtctcctctcccttgtcCTCTGACGGCACAGTCGCGTATTCTGTTCCACCGGAAGGCGCCACCTTGGTGTCTACCCTGCTTTCCGCTGCGGCCGCACCGGCAGCGTTCCCGTTGACGGCCTTCATTGCTTCCCATTGCGTCGGTCCTCCTGTCACGCTCGGCGTTTCCCCCGTGTTCGGTGGTGTGTCCTGGTGGCTGGTCTGATCATGAGACTGGGTTTTTTGAATTTTCTTCTCGAACTGTCCGAGAAACTCGCTAAGCAcagtcgtcttctccgtaCCGTTGGTGACAACGGGAGAATGGACGTCGGGATCTTCCGATTTGCTCATGCTGTCTTCGATAGTGCGACAAGACCCCGTGGAACTCGAGAGACCGGTAGGCTCACTTGCCCGAATAGACGAATTCTTTGCACCCCCGATTTCAGCTAACGACCCTTTAGCTGACATGTCACCGCCCTGGCAAATGGGCTTACTgtcaccttctctctcggtggGAAATGTACGCGGCTCCTCTGTTGAAGTTGAGTTGCCTGGGGCAGCTTGATCCGCTATGGCATCCTTCACCGGCACAACCTGCTCTTCCGCCGTCCGTGGCGGTTCAGCAGAAACAGCCACCTCAGCCCCGATACCAGCATTACTCGTTACGGCAAATCCTCCTTCAGGGTCATGCTGAGTACTGTATCTATCATGTTGTGTTCCCAATTTATTAACCGTGGATGGCGTCGCAGAGCACGTCAGTTGGCTGGGATCTCCATCTGATGCAAACTGTGAAACAATTGTGCTTTCTTCGCCACGTTTCACATCTTCCAGTTCGTTGGATATATGACGTGGCAAATCTGCCTCATTTGTCACGTCAGCAGCTGGCTGCTGCGGATCAGCCGCAGACGGAACAGTGACAACTGGAGTGCCGTCCTTATACGCCATGGTTTGTCGTCATTCTAGGTACCGGCTCTCGTTTGTCCGTGGGTAAAGTCACTCGGCTCGCAAACCTAAAAGGCGACCAAGCAGACCCCTGTTAAATCATTTGCAAAAAATCCTCCTCACCACTTGCTCTGGCGCAAAGTAATACTCGCAGCAGTTGCTAGCGGGGGACCTGAGGGGGCCGGTAGTTATGAGAGATGTGAAGTCTGATGGAAAAAACATAGCATCCATATCAATCCAGAAGGCACATCCTCTCCTAACGATAAACACGGTAACTTGGTAAAACGAGTCAAAAGCCTTGCTGACGACCAGCCGCACCGCAGTGAGCGATAATGCAAAACGACGCCAAAACGGCATGCCGCCAGCAGGGGGTGGCTATGGAAACATTGAAACACCGTAGCAAACAGAAGCAAAGCGCAAACGCTGTTTGAGGTCGTCTGCAGTATTATCAAGGCGGACACAAGGTCCCAACCGATAAAACGCAGAATTGTTCGGAACTCAGTATTGTGGCAGCCGGTCAAGCGCGCTTCGGTGGCTGCTGCTAAAGTCGTCAGTAAATGAGCACAGCGCTAACAGGATTGCAACATATATGAAGTGGTTCCGCCCTATTCGTTAGTTGAAAATCGTTCATAAAATGAAAACACCGGAGTACTAGCGGTTCTTCTTGAGCCAAACGCGAACGGGAGCCCACTCCGCCGAAGGTAAGCTACGGCCAATTCGCTTGCGTAAAGACGGGCGACCGCCAAGGTAGGCGGGCTGTCATGCCCACTATGCGTTGAAACAACGGCGAGTCTTATCGCAAGGTGAAACCTTACCCTCCGATGTTGTACTATTGTAGCATTTAGAGAAGTACTTACTCGTTCCAGCTGAAGGGACGGACAcagctgaagagaaaaagctgGAAGGCAGGCAATGGTGTACTTACAGGCAACGAATGAGGACTGCACCAATTCTCGCCACGGCCGGGGATACCGATTTTCTGCTGTTTCACAACGAAAGGCACTAACTTCAACTGGACAGCCTGCTCGCGTTACAAGCATGACAGGCACTGTTAGAGCCCTTTTGAGGGCGCCTCGTGAGCTCTCCATTATCCTTGCCTGCGAATTTGCCGACTCCTGTAGCACCTTCGCTCTGGACTACGTGTTTGTGCTTTTTCTTAGTAACGTGTTCAGTTTCAGTGACCAGTGGGCTGGATGGCTATATGGTCTGTATGGAGTTATGGTTCTCGTCTATGGGCTTGTGCTGGGCCCACTTATTGACAACATTGGAGTAAAGTGGGCACTGGTCGTAGGTTCCGCTTTTGCGGCGGTAGGCCGGCTCTCAATCGTATTCGTGTCCGAAGCAGCCCTTCTACTCGCAGTGCTCCTGACAGTGTTGCCCATGGGTGTCGCCATGACCAGTAATGTTCTCAAACTTGGGATAAGAAGGTACACGACAAAAGCGAATCGTACTCTCGCATTCGACTGCTCGTGAGTCAGTACAACCTAAGACGAAAACAGGTGTGAACACATGGAAATGCAGGTACTTCACCATCAACTGCGCGGCTTTCGCCTCTGCACTTCTCCTGACAGGGACGCGAGCCTTTGCCTCGCAGTACGGTCCATACTATAGGCTGTATCTTCTGCTGGCTTTTTCCTGTTGCCTCATCCAGTTTATCCTCGCGTGTTGCTTGAGAGAAATCGTTGTTCACGAGGAGACCCAGGACGTCCGGGATTTCTTCATTGAGGCTTCTCACCCTGTCGAGGTGATTGCTTGAGAATGATACGCGTCACCCTCCGACAGCACTAAACCTTCGTTCTTACAGATTATCAAAGGCGTGTGCAAATTGCCCCGTTTCTGGCAATTTGTAGGCATTTCGCTTCTCGTCTGCGCAGGTAAAGCAAGTGCTTTGTTTGATTACGGCAGCCATTCGCTGTATGGTGGTGGCCTATATAGGAGTCGGCACGTGTCTCCGGTACGTGCATACTTCGCAGCGATACAGCACATGCGAGCCTCATTTGCAAATTTCTGGCTCTTGCAATCAATACCCAGGCACTTAGGAAGTACATTCCCGAAAACATTTACAAGAGGTAGAGCCTCGTACACATATTAGCCTTCATCAAATGGAGCACATCCCCATTTTAGTGAACGGACCGAACGCGCCTTTTGAGCTTGTGCTTTCTATCAATCCACTGTTGATTATGTCAATGATGCCGCTaatgtctctttctcgtctcaaCTACTACATGTCTCCATACGAAATGCTTGTCCTAGTAAGCTTTTACACGTAGATTTCACGATTACATCTCTTCTACGCTGACAGCAGGGTTCTGCCATCTCGGCACTATCTATGTTTGTCATGGTAAGACGTCCCGATTACACTCCCGCGTAGGCCACCGTCGATCCTCAGCTTCCAGGGTGTCTCGTCCTCTATAGTGGCGGCTGTCATAAGCGTAGCAGTCTTCACCATAGGAGAGATTATCTGGGCGCCACGGTTTCTTGAGATGTCTGTGATGGTACGGCTCCTCCCTCCACTGATGGAGTGTACACAAAACCACCATTTTATACGGTTTTAGGTTGGTGACGAGGGACGGGAGGGAACAGGTAAGTGTCCAACACAGTGGAAACGTCGCTCGCTAGTGATGTAgttcattctctctctcggtagTAATCGCGCTTACCGGGTTCCCAAAATTCATCGCTCGTCTTGTTGCTGGAGGATCATCAGGCTATCTATTGCAACGATATTGTAAGTCATGTGTGCATGGAGGAATCCGCCACCCTGATGATTTGTCGTTAATCAGGCCCTCAACAAGGGATTTGTCAAAGCGGAGGCATGGTTTGGTCTCTCATCGGATTGTCGGCAGGTGCAGCCCAGAAAAAGTGAAAAAAATTCCCGAACCTGATGGAACGCtcatctttttttctgtcagTAACTACGCCGATGGCATTGGTAACACTGAGGAAATTCCTCGAGACAAGTAAAAAACATGATACGAGGACTAGAATGAGCAGACCTGTTCCACATCAGTTGCAGACAGTGGAATACAATGCGACACAGATACCACCGAGAATCTACTTaaaagaaaaacggcgcCTTCGTGTCAACCTGATTTATCCAGCTGCACTTTGAAGGTTTCCTTTGATAGCGCTTGAGCAGGCATTGCGTTTCTGGCGAGCCTgcgacgagagaaacaaTTCACTTCTGGGCTTCGGGCGCATTTGTCTGGAGCTCCTTGCCAACGATGGTGTGAACGTCCGTGTACTGCGGGTAATAAGAGGAACACGGGCATTAATCCGGTCAGTGCGTGCAGCAatgacgagaaagacagtcTGCAGAAACGCCACGTTATTGCAGTCACCGTACACCAGCTCCCGAACTCTACAACGCATGTCAACCTCACCTTGTTCACGCAGCGATCTAAACAGCTgctttcgcctgcgtccAACGTCGGTTCCTTCACGTTGGGTACACACTTTGTCCAGCACGTGTCCTGAATCCTAAGGCGACAACAGGCAATACACCGCAGCGCCACGAACCTGGCCACAGTCTCCATCGACAAGTACACAGACATGACAGCGGATCAGCAAAAACCAGCAGGCAAATCCCGGCCTTACCTCCTGTACAAGTCTGCCATTCCCAGAATCTCCACCACAGCCGCCTGCACAGGATCCATCCTCTCAGTCTTCAATGTGTTCTGCGTGTTTCAGTGTTGATGTCAACAGTAGAAAAACGAGATTTTACGACGTGGTATCCAAGCCTGGTGCGCAGTTGACTGCTACGTGACGTGAGACCATTTTTGCATGCAAGGTGGCCCATCGCTTTGGCATGCGACACGAGCGACAGAGCACGGCACTAGTACGGACTATCTTCACTTCGCTGAAAAAATATCCTACCCAACGTGGCTATTTCATCATCACAGTTTCATCTATGGAGCGTATCTTTTTCAAATCTTGCCGTTCGAACGCCTTCCGTTGTCCTGGTGTATCGAAGACTAGCAGCCCCACAGAAGCGACTACTTGATTCGAACAACGAAAAATGCTTGCATTTGCATGATTAATTCACGGTGGCATTTTCGTTCACGGTTTTTCTGTGCATCCGTACGACATTGTGTCCATAAACTGTTCTCAGCTTTGCACCATGACGCCTGCGGCACCGTCCCCAGGCGCGGCCTCCGCTAGGAGTCAGCGAAAGGCCGCGAAAATCTCGTCTCTGCGGGGCAAGCGAAGTAGGGCGGCATCGGCATCTGCAAGTTCTGAAACACCAAATAAGAGTGGCAGAGTGCCTCTTGCAAAGAGGCAGCGTACAGGCAACCAAGGGAAAGCTGATGAGCCAGATGCCAGTCAACAACAGATGGCAGTTGTGGCGAAACGACCGTCAGCTGATGTGCGAACCAAGAGAAGCTCGGTGGCACGACAGTCTACAGGAGAGCTGGATACTTCCGACCATACACGCGAGTCGGAAAAATCCCGGTCAAGTGCGAGCAAGGGCGTCCGGTCCCAGCAGTCGCGAAGCAAAAAATCGCCTGTTTTGAACCGGGGCGTCGTGTACTTGGGGCACTTGCCGCAGGGGTTTTTTGAACCTCAACTCAAGAAGTTCTTTTCACAGTTCGGGAAGGTTACGAGGGTGGAATTacgaagaagcaaacggaCTGGCAACAGCAAAGGGCATGCTTTCGTGGAATTCGAGTTGCCCGAGGTTGCCGATATAGTTGCAGAGGCCATGGACAACTACATGATGTTCGGGCGAACGCTTGTCTGCCATGTGGTACCCCCTCATAATCTGTCTGCGAAGGTGTTTTCAAACGCAAACAAGAAGTTCAAGCGGGTTCCATCCCGACTCATCGCTGCTGGCAAGCACAATaaagcagaaggcgagatgGCCTCTGCAAGGCAAGTGAACCGAAAGATTGTGTCGGGCCTCAAGAAGCAACAGCGATTAAAAGATCTCGGAATCGACTACGCGTTCGATACTGTTCTCGATGAGCTGAAGGACAATGCAGACGCTgaagagagcgggaagcACCGCCGCAGAGTTCAAGCATGGGTCCGAGCGCAGCTCCTTGAAAAGAAACAACGCAAACTGGATAAAGCGGCGAAACGGCGGGAAGCTGTGCGACTGAAAAGTCGCAAGAGGTCGCCAGCAGCCAGTGCCAAGGAGCTTTCTCCTTCAGAAGACGTTAAATTGCAGAAGGACAAGTCTACCAGCTCAGGTGACGAGCCGTCAcgaaagagggcgaagaaatGCTAGACTTTACGTTTCTTCGCAACCAGATCGTCCTGTCTATTTCCTGCGGGCCTCGGGTTCTATGTATGGTTAGCAGTGTGTCAAGCGTGTGTTGTGCCTGGGAATGGAGACTGTTGCGTAAAAGAGGCACGTATGAGCTTGTTTCTTGCTGAAGGAAGCTCTGGCAAAAGGGGCTAGTGTTCCTTGAAACGCTGAACGAACGCAGGTTACTGGTTGGAACCAATCTGCACGTCCTTTCTGTAATCGTTTTGTCCTAAACAGTAGCTAAACGTATTTAGCGGGCGTTCATGGTCTGGTTGGAGCACTGAGCTTAGAGGATAGAAACAATTCGTAACCAATGGCACACGCTCAACTCGCCACTTATATGAAGTTACTCATTTCTTGGCAGATACCCAGACAATTCTTCACGCAAAGGAGCGGAAAAAAGCAGGTGAGCGCCCATGTGTGTCCGGTGCTGCTCAGTGGATATGGTGACTAACCCGTTCTACTAGCCCTTGTAGGCAGGCTGAGGGGAGCAACGTAGCGACTGGAGAGGGTTTGTGTTGGCGAGGTGTTTTCGTGAAGCCCGTAGAAGCACCCTGATAGTCTCCGCCGAATCACAGCACACACCTCAACATGGAAGGAACCTTTCCACTTGGCTCCTAAGGAGCTTCCTCGGTCATAGAACAGGCAGCTACGTGTGTCGCACATGCTGGACTTGGCAttgtttttttctggaaGTCCACGTAGAGCAATTTCGTTTCCGCATCACCACACCACTTTAAGAGTGGCACGTCTCTTTTTCACTAACTGAGGACGTTCATCATCAGCCACACATGGTAGTTTCGGCTTTGTGCTTTTCGTCACGCAGCGATGCATGTGCCACAATCTCAAGTTCGCCACAGTGAAAATACATACTGCAACACTTTTTTTCTAGAACAATTCAGCAGT is drawn from Neospora caninum Liverpool complete genome, chromosome X and contains these coding sequences:
- a CDS encoding putative RNA binding protein translates to MTPAAPSPGAASARSQRKAAKISSLRGKRSRAASASASSETPNKSGRVPLAKRQRTGNQGKADEPDASQQQMAVVAKRPSADVRTKRSSVARQSTGELDTSDHTRESEKSRSSASKGVRSQQSRSKKSPVLNRGVVYLGHLPQGFFEPQLKKFFSQFGKVTRVELRRSKRTGNSKGHAFVEFELPEVADIVAEAMDNYMMFGRTLVCHVVPPHNLSAKVFSNANKKFKRVPSRLIAAGKHNKAEGEMASARQVNRKIVSGLKKQQRLKDLGIDYAFDTVLDELKDNADAEESGKHRRRVQAWVRAQLLEKKQRKLDKAAKRREAVRLKSRKRSPAASAKELSPSEDVKLQKDKSTSSGDEPSRKRAKKC
- a CDS encoding putative Tim10/DDP family zinc finger containing protein — its product is MDPVQAAVVEILGMADLYRRIQDTCWTKCVPNVKEPTLDAGESSCLDRCVNKYTDVHTIVGKELQTNAPEAQK